The window TACGCACATCTATTTCTAGCCTTTTATTTCTTAAACGTGAATATATCCTTATGTTAGTCGGTAATTCTTGTCTCATTTGGATTGGAGTTGAACCTTTTCTCCCATGTTTATGATGGTAGGAGCAACTGGCTAGTGTGAAAGACTCTGGAGATGATGAACTATATGATAAGCTAGATTCTGCTTATTCTACTGAAGACGAGGTTAGTGAGGTTAGTATCTCCATATGGCGTTTTATGTTCACTTGATTATTcagtttctttcttcttctttttagatTGCACATGGAATATCATTTCTGTTTCTCTTTGTCAAGGAGATTAGAACTGGAATCGGCTACTAGGCCATTATAATTAAGTAGGCCTGAATAATCTAGATTTTTCCTGTTGAAGCACTATTCTAGCTCAGGCCAAGACGTGGCGTTAGATCAATGCCAACCTGGCTTAATCAAGCATTAATAAATGCTGCCGCTATTGGGGCAAATGGAGCCCATTAGATAAATGGCATGTGTCCTTTTTATCGATCAATCAATTACACCTAAAGTCCAAATTAGTTAGGGTAGGGCCGGTAGGTTGTATGGATCCCCTCTATCCGTCCCGCTCTCTTCATGTCCAAGCATATATGTAGATGAATACATGCAGATTTTCTCGTTCATTGATGATTTTATCCTGaaagggagccttggcgtaattggtaaagttgttgccatgtgaccaggaggtcacgggttcgagccgtagtaacagcctcttgcagaaatgcagggtaaggttgcgtacaataaATCCTTGTGGTCTGGCCCTTCCCTGGACCCCGCGCATAACGGGAGATtagcaccgggctgcccttttttttttaaatgattttatcCACATACGAACACAATGCAAAATCACCATGAAAATCTCCTTGCTAGCTTTGTTTTATTGCATCAGCCTATGATTTGCTATGGTTAATGGTAAAGGATAAGTTAAAAGGGTGGTCATTCAGGACAGTGCAACTTCCTGCTTCACAATGTGCACAATAAAGATGCACCCTTTTCTTGTTTTTAACTCTTCATTATTAGAGTCAAATCACCTAACTCGGTTCATTAACAGGAGGAAGGGGACGAGGCATACATAGAGGTTTATGACAGTGATAACGATGTTGTCAATAGTAGTGATGATTCAGATGATATTCCACATCTAGAAACAGAGTACCAACACCTTCATCAAAATGAATCACAAAGGGAGCTTGTTTGAGTAATACTGTTCTTTAAAATCCGCAAGGCATGTCTGTGTTTGTTAGTACAAACGAGGAGAAGAAGCTAGGATACAGAACCGGGCGACACGGAAGCAGGCACAATATAATTAATCAAAAATCTGAACTTGAGAATTTGATTATTGGGCAGGTTCCATTTATTGCCTGTGGTCTTGTTGGTTGTTGATACCTTACATGATGCTGCAATTTTAAGGCTTTTAgctccaaaaggaaagaagaggcCGGGGGTGGGGGTGCAATTTTATTGAGCTTCTCTGTACATATTTGTTAAGGAAATACAGCATTGTATGCATTTTCTCATTCTATTTTATAATAGATGAATATTCTATAACTCGCTTGGACGGGTTGGTcgaatgatatatttatttaatggaAAATTACGCGACATATCAAACATTCACATTGTATTTACCATTCgtagctatatttgaattttatagcaaatccaCGAAATAAGAAGTTAATTGTTTTGAACTTAAATGAGAGagctcagttggttagagcgTTCGCTTAGTTAGCGGAGATCTTGAGTTCGACCCTCAAcaagaaaatttatttttctgtatttaGCCTTGTCTTCATTGTGCGATCAAATACAATCGATACAAGTTGTATCTTTTGTATACACGCTTGTATTTTGCCTTAGTTACAATTGTTGCACGAATGAATACAGTAGTGCGAACGAATACAGTTGGTACACGTTGTATTGGTTGCGCGAACGAATTCTTTGTATACTCGCTTTTATTTTGCCTCAGTTACAATTGATACATATTGTATTAGTTGCACAAATGAATATAATTGCGCAAAAGAATACAGTTGGTGCACGTTGTATTGATTGCGCAAACGAATACAGCCTGTGTCAACTGTATTCGTCAACTGAACGAATACAGTCTGTGTCAATTGTATTATAAGTTGATATAGCTTTGTATCAACTGTATTCGTTGCGCGTTTGAATACAAGTAATACAAGTTAGTAACAATTAAATAGTAGCTACAAATGGTAATTAGACAAACTATAATTACTAGGCTCTAAATAATAAtggtttatgaaaatttctctttatttAATGATTAAACCAAGGTAATTGCTTCCCTGCATTCAATATTTATACAAAGCTATATCAACTTATAATGGTTAAGTgatttaataagataaaaatatCTGTAAATAAAGTGTGGTTAAGTGATGAAAGTCCATGTGCAAATATATTTTATGCATATTGATTTGGTGTAAACGCTGGGTGAGATACATTTATGCTATTAAATTGGTGTAATCTAAATCAGTTCACCCAAATTTTTGAATCTTTTTCTCATTCAGTATCTTGTATCCGTGTTAAGGTTAAACTAATCTAGATTCGTGTTAAGTCCCACTTTGGAGTAAAGGCGCTCTCTACCAATGTCCAAACTTgacccaagtacccaactcatcTATTTGACACTTTTATGCGAGGTATAATATTTCTGAAAACATTTCTTCTTTCGCAAGTTACAGTAATTAATTGATTTATACTATAAAAGTACCTACGTAGTAAAAAAAGATTGCGATTTATCTTATTGGGGAATTTATCAAGCTTGCGATATCAGGTTAGGTTTTTAGTTTTACAATTATTCTTAATTCATCACTGATATCTACATTTAAAGAAAAAGagatatcttcttctttttttaacttCAATATATAATTTTTCTGACATCTTTTTTGGGGggcttttctttttaaaatcgaATATAGTTTTTtcaatttcttcctttctttttttttttagttaaaaaaacTTTCTTCTGCTTACTGGTAATATTTTGTTTTGTAATTTTGTTATATCAGTTGCAGGCGTCTTGTTTACTAGCGTTGCTGCTTTCATAAACAATTTTGAGTGAGTTTTTACCTTttcctaattttatttcaaatttatcggTAATGCATTAGATTTACTGAGTTAATTTAGTTCggtttattctttttttttttttttgtagataaGAAAACTAAATATTGAAGGATTTTAATTCACTTcgactttttttcttttagatggcgttcttttaaatttgaatttaagaTATCTGTCTTTCGTACACAATTTTACCTAATTTTCGTTTTAAATTTGATTAACGTGTTGACTTTATTTTGTTGTGATTAATTACAGTATGAGAAAGGCTTATGATAAAACCATGGGAAGGGCTCTGCGAAGGATTCGGGGAAGGACCAGACCACAAGGGCCACAacggtctattgtacgcagtcttgccctgcatttctgcaagaggctattttcACAGCTTGAACCTGTGAGTTCCTGGCCATATAACTTTACCAGTTAAGCcagttgaaaaaaaatatataacttaaTTAAAATATGTGTGCAGGTGGATCAATGGTGAGGAAAAGACTAGAGGAACAGTGGCCAAGGACTAATACTGATTACCTTAATTCTAAGTAAATTAAAGGGTTATAATTTGTATGTTGTAATGAACAACATAaataattcttcttcttcttttcttcttattttcgtGGAAGATTTATATCATCGATTTTAAATCTAGCTAGAGTTAAAGAATTCGAAAgtttattttgtatttattttaaaattcctcACATATTTATGCTGTGACTCGGAAGCAATTGACCCTTTTATTTAAGTTACTAACATAATAAAGAAATATAGATCCTTCACACAATTTATGGATAAGATTTTTTATaatatagacttcaaaggtacaTAAGGGTAATAATAAAGAGAGTCCACTTTGGTAGACAAGTTCCAAAATAACTTGTACAACTACTATTGACCATAATCCACCCACTTTAATATAAATTATTCCCTCCATCATAGTTATGATGCCTTTTTCTGAACAAAATAGATTTTTTAACTTTAGATTTTGAGTTATAATGTACTACTTTTCTCACTTATACTAGTAAAATGGTCTATTACACATCAATCTCTTAATGCACCTTTGTATCGATTTAATCACTCTTTTGATTTAGTCGATCAAATTGGTGAACCACGCAAGCTGTTTAGGTGTGTGGGGTAGAGGGCTCGCAATAATACCTCCTTTGATTGATCCGGTTTTTTCTTCGCTTCGGTAGTAAATAACCTACTACAGGGACAAGTCTCCTCCATTAAACGTACTTCGATTTTTTACTATACTTTTAACCTAAAAGTGGACGAATTTTCACCTTATACACTTAACAAAACATATTCTTTGTTCTGGTGTTATACAATTCAAAACTTTCAACTAATTTCACTtacaaaataaagtattttaaaaaaaataaactggGAAAGACAAGTCTAAACAGTACAtgatgtatttttgtatattttaaacCATAAGAAAAATATGTTACTCGCTAGAATTTAAAAAGTTTGTTTCCCATATACCCTTAGCTAAAAGAGAAGTActatatgtattatctctaaatATTATTAAAGTAATATGCAAAAGTTAACTTGGTAGGAGTTTAAattctacattcttgaaaatacTAGTATATATTTTATTTGTAAAGATGTGACTATTAGTACTATAAACTAAACCTGCGGGCAAAAAAACAAAATTAGATGATTTTTTCTCATCTATCCAAATCTTAGTATATAGAATTACCTGGTACGTGTTGGTGGTAGGAGGTGTCAGTATCTCATAGAACTCGAATACAAAGAAAATGCTATAAAATAAATCTTCCCaccaataaataaaaatatacaagtaGCTAGAAGACTAGTTTTGACCAATTGAAGGAACTCTTCAAGTCAAAGTCCAAGGTACCAAAACATTTGACCATATGTTAAATGTgaatttcatttatattatgCTAAAATTCCTCTACACCCTCTCAAACTCTGTCAAATATATAACCGTTAGAATAActaacttttaaatttcccagcAAGCCATGGAAGAGTTCTTTCAAATTCAATCTTCACAAACCAATAATGGAGAGGTTTTATGGTTTGAAAATGAAGCTTTTTTGATGAATCAAAGTGCTTTTGCGAGTTTCAGAAACCAATCCATTGAAGGATTTGGAGTTTCTGGCTATGGAAATGTATCGGCGAATCATCGGAACATGAACAAGAGGATGatggagtttttgaaaaagagttGGATTCCTAAAATTGGAGAAGTGAAAATGGAAAGAGAGAAAGTGCATAAACATATGATTAAAGAGAGGATTAGAAGAGAAAAGCAGAAGCAGAGTTATTTGGATTTGCATAAATTGCTCCCAATGGGAACCAAGGTTAGTACATTTCCATACCTACAGCTCACGGGTTCGAGTTGTGGAAGCAGTCATAATACTTGTATTAGGGTAGACTGTTTACATCACATCTTTGGGGTTCGGCCCTTTCCCGGACCGAATTGTCCTTTAAAATTTTTTGGTCTTGTaatatatatattacatatatcttggttccaatattttaatttcttccttttATTCAAGCATCTAATATTTTGGGAAGCCTACCATAAGAGTTTTAATGCTCCCTAACTCAATTCCAGTGCTCAAACCGGAGACCTCTGTGTATTTCTCTTCTTGAAGTTGTAGTTCTAATTAGTAATTTTtgctgaaaaataaaaaaggaaagccCGATACACGAAGCATCTCGTGTTCACGCAGGATTCGGGAAGGGCCGTACCCAAGGGAGTGTGACGTAGGAAGTCTAACTCGATGCAAGCATATTTTATTGTAATTTGTTCAAATTTTTGTTTGAGGATCAAGTTGACAAGTTCTCAAAATTACATTGGGCTggattaattcttttttttttacacaaaaaattagaattttagtTATTAATAAACTAAATTATAACTGGTTCTTTTTTTTCATATAAGATGGAAAAGTACATTTTAAAATATGATGAACATGTGATTGCAGGGTGAGAAGAATGCTATAGTCCAAACAGCAGCAAGCAGAATTCAAGAGCTGCAAAAATACAAGGAAAGTTTAAAGAAGAGAAATGATGAACTTCAGATGATTTTAGCAGAGAGTAAAAAGGAGGAATTTGAGAAGGCTAAAATCAAAGTAAAAATTAATTATCCCATTTATGGGATAGATTCAATGCTAGAGGttctcaagtgtttgaagaaCTGTGGAACCAAAGCAAATGCCATACAATCAAGTTTTTCTCAGCAAGAATTCTCCTCCATTCTAGAAATAGAAACTAAGGTTAGTGACCATTAATTTGAGTGATAGCTTAATATAAAAGTGTTTATCTTACATATTAGAGGTATATCCTTTAATTCTTGTCAAATCTTATTGCAAATAACTTTGTAGTAGAGAACCTTAGGCTTTTTTGTGGAGCTACATTATTCGAATTCGAACTTAGTCAGATTAGTAAGTTTCGGATATCATATATTTACAAGGAAAAAATAACTTTAGAAGAGGAAGTTTGTGATACTCATGGATGGAGTTACCGTTCAACTTACGAGATCAGCAGAATTCGCTAGCTTTGGTCTAGAATATGTATTTGTTTTAAGATATCTATTTAATATGTTTAAATAATTATATGAAATTCAGTAAGCTACTTTTTCTTGAATTTAGAACGCATAAACTCAACATTATGACTATGTGTCTTATGATACTCTCCTACTACCTTGCGCTAGTTCCACCCACTCTTGTTTCTTTTCCATATCTTTTAAATGTTGGTTAAGTTGTCTCTTTCATTGATTTAATCATGTGGCTAATTATGGTCAATTTCTGATAGATCGGAGCAGCAGAGGTGGAAAAAGCAGTGCAAAATACTCTATTTGAAACTGAAAGGAACTTTCGTGCACACCAGTTGCCAATGACTTGGTTAACTTCAGCCACAGAATGATGCAACTTGTGATGTGAAAGAAAATTTTGATGTCTGAGGTTGACCAGttcatatatatacaaaatcttGTAATCTGGAAAAAGCACCTTCGTCTCTTCTTCCTTTTTCGTTTACTTTTCAATCCTGTTGTCTCTATTGTACTATATCAATTCATTGATTACATGGACTTTAACAAAGAAAGATCACGAACGATGtagctataaaagcttctcattaaggataaagtaTATAATGCAGAACTCTAGTGAAATAAATATACCATTTCCAATTCCTCGTCGTATTAGCCTTGTTACTAATATTAGTCGAGTAGACCAATCTAGCAATTTattcaataccacaaccacaaGTGCAACTTTGCAAATGAACTGGGAAAGAATCGCCTTTTTTTCTTCCCCTTTCTTTTGTTTGATCTTCCTCGTCAAGCCATTCTAGGTTAAATAAACTGCTGAAATTTTAGCAGCGATAAATCGAGTCTCGAGCATCACAATAGAGTATTCTGTCACTCATAAGCTGCAAGGAGATTTGGATTCAACATCAAGATAGACATATTTACAGCACTCGATGCACATATTTCAGTTACTTCGACTATATTATCACATATCTACAGCACTCAATGCACATATTTCAGTTACTTGGACTATATTACTTGTCCAAAACTCTGGGACATCATTAGGATGGGCCCATACTCCGCAAATCAAGCAGTTGAGGTTGCAAGTCAAATATGACGATATTCATGATTAAAAAAATGCCAAATCCATTTTGATGTTTCAGGAAAACACTAGTCTTACAAACTAAACAGTAATAACACTTGGTCTCACATCAAAATTGTTGTACGAAACAGTTCAGACAAGGCTAGAACAGAAGCAAAAGTAGACATTGGCACCCAAATCACTTGAGTTGTATGAACCTTGATGAGTGAGTAGCACCAATACCAGGTCTACCGAGCTTGACAGGCTTATATGAGATAGAGAACTCGACCAGATCACTTGAGTGGTATAAACCTTGACGAGTGAGTAGCACCAATACCAGGTCTACCGTGCTTGACAGGCTTATATGAGATAGAGAACTCAGCCAAATAGTGGCCAATCATCTCAGGCTTGACTTCAATCTGATTGAAAGTCTTTCCATTATAAATTCCAATAACACTTCCAATCATTTCAGGAACGATAATCATGTTCCTCAGGTGGGTCTTGACAGGCTCTGGCTTTTCACCTGGTGGAGCCTCGCGTTTCTGCATAAAGATGCTGCTATGAGTAGGTGCAGGTGAAAAAGAATAAAGGCAATACGAGTATCTGCTGAAAGGAAACGAACACCAACAGAAACATAGAGGCATATCAACAAAAAAATTAGCTCAATAAACCAAGAAACTATACATTTCAAGTAAGTTGGAGCAGCATATTAGACTCTGAATCCTCTAAAACCAAATAATACACACCATCATTCAGTAGTATCCACCCCAAGATTACCACTACATCTTATTTCAGGAGTGATCAGCAAAATGTGAACTTTATTTCATGCCAGATCAAGTGTTGCCAAAGGCGAAAAGCTCTAAAAAGCGCTGCAGGTCTATTGGAGCTTTAAGCGTAAAGCACAATTTAAGATAGAACTCATGGGCAATGAGTGAGCATGCCTTAGTGCCTTGCCTACACTGCAGCGCACCTTAAGCAAGGTGAAGTGCCCTCCACAAAGTTTTTTGGAGCTTCAAGGCTTAAGCGCGCCATAAATGAGCTATCATCAGAAAACACAGAATAACTCTGGAAATAAAAGCTCATATTTCCCCAAGACAAGACAATCTTTGTCTACATAAGCAATCAATCATAACACTAACAAATCCAGGTCAGGTTTTCAATCAAAAAGATCTGTTGGGTGCCTTTCATCCTAGTCATGTAATGTTCAACTCAATTAACAGTCAACAATGCCAACAGAGTTCAGAGCTAAATTAGCTATTCCACTATAAAGTCAGCCAAATTGAATTTACTATTACACCCCTACATTGCCTCAATCCTCAAACTAGAAACAAGGGATAGACCTTAAGATATTTTAACACTTAACCAGTAAGGCTGATGAAGATCTAAACTAATTTGTTTAGTAAATTCAGCATTGTATCAATTCACCCTGAGTAAAGCATTCATCATATACTTAGAATACCAAAATGAGAAATTTCACTGTCATTAACTACACAGCTCAAAATTGGTGCAGCAGGGGTTTTTGATATGGATACCAAAATTGATAAAAGCCAAATAACATGTAAACGGACAAGATTGCAACAAGAACTAAACAATGCAATATGCATGAATCAGCTAATACTATATAGGCAAAAACCTTATCTTCTCAATAGATGATGTTCGTATACAGTGTCAGTGTGTCACTCAAGTGACACAAAATATACAAACCTACTATGACAGATCAAGTTAAATAAGCAAGGTGTCAATGGTTGTCAATATActacaatgacttcaaatagacTGAATTCAGCATTGTAAAAGATGCCTCATAAAATATTAAGTCATGTAGCAAATGTTACAGAAGCAATGTGCatcacaaggcaaatagaatATTCTTAACAGAGTGATGCATTCATACTACAAAACTGATgggtttttttaaataaataaataaataagaccAATGATAGCGAGGGCACAAAAAAGTAAAAGCAGCAAAATTGCATACCGCCTTCCGCAGCTTCTTGATCAGTGCCATCGGCTTCCTCTTCAAACCTCTCTGAAACCTGCAATAAATAAGATGTAGCAAATCAGATCAGAAGTTCTAACAAAAACTGCCACAAATCCAACAGAATTATGCTCAGCATTGACATACAAATGTTAAGATGTATCAACACTCAAAATAATCTTATGCCTAAGCACGAATTACTGTATAATGCAACTACAGGTAATTAACTCAGTGTACGTAACATGCTAAGTACTACAATAAAATATAGCTCCAATCCATAAAAGATAATGCACTCTCTTAGTCTCTTTATCCCATTTATATAACACCAATACTATTCCGAGATTCAAACAATTATTCCTTAAACCACGATTTTGTCAAACATTTATGAAAGACTTCAAATCGTAAGGAAAAGCATTTTGTAATACTTTTTATCTAGATTGCCCTTTTTTTGCCAAGTACTATCAATAATAAACTGAAAATTATTACTAGCTTAAATGTTTTTAACACTTAAACTCTCTATCTTTAGATAGTTCTTAACTAGGAtattctaaaaattttaaaaggCTATTAATTgcaaaaataacatttttataGTACTTAGGTATAGTAATCGAACTGTAAATCACAAACAAATAATATAAGTAGTATTCATAAATAAAACGAAAATTAAGGAAGATGAAAATGAGGAAAAAAATACCTTCTACGAGGACGAGCATTGAAGAGCTTAACGAGCTCATCAGTGGACATATCGAGAAGAGCATCGAGATCCACTCCTCTGTAGCTAAACTTCTTAAACGTTCTCTTCTTTGGCTGTCCACTCGTCACATCGGCATTAACGTCCGCCTGTTGAAACACAACACAACACAAAACAAAGCAAAattgagaggaaagaaaagaaaaacatcatAATAGACGTTGAAAAAgcgaaaaaagtaaaattttgtgGCGGCGGAGATGGCTACCATGGTTGTAGATATGGAAATCAGCGACCTTCACGGGCGGCGGAGATGGGGTCGGTAGGGGAATAGGGTTTTTTGTGGGAGTATGAAGAGGATTTGAGCTAGGTTTATGGGTTTTGTGCTAAATGGGCTGTTTGGTGGGTCTGGGCCTGAGCCACTCGTCCAACATCAATGGAGCAAGTGCACCTATAATCATTCTTCGAAATACTATTTAAATATTATCTAGTACTTATTTtatcttaaaattttaaattaaaaaattaaaattcatgaCGCACTCCCTTAGGTAGCTATCTGGTGTAATTTCTATAGCAAATCAATGGGGAAAGATtgtgggatctttacacaaatagtctGCCGAATTTACAGTTTattttttctagccatatattGATTTTACGTGATTATATACCTATAGTCAGGCTTTTTTTATAACAACTATTATGTAAAACAACATTCACTATAAGGGTTAAGTTTACTTGTGAATTGATTTTCATGTTATTATGTTCTCTATAACATCAGTTCGCTACATCACCCAAAACAAATTCGGACAAATAACTTCATTATAGAGACGTTTGATTGTACTATACATAAATTCAAAAGAGGATTTAGAATTTGAACCTTATGACTTCCTAGCGGTCTCCaattaatatgcaataataaCCTGATAAAAAAACAGAACTAATTTGGACATAAGTGATACTTTCAGCTAGTAAATTTTATTTGGTTGGTCTGTATTTAAAAGAAAGTATCGATGTTGTTTTGGGGGGAAAACAAAAGTGAAGCTAAAAAGTGCACCATGGAATTCCAACTCTCATATAACTTATTCGAGTCCGGAACTTAAATATTGTTTTTTTACTCAAATTACGTTAATAGGtgttaaaaaaaatacatatctATATATAGCGTGCAATTACAAAACGCTATACTTTAACGGTAACTTttgtcgttaaggtatagcgtgTTGTAATTGCACGCTATATCGCCTAACGATTTGACTGTCATATATAGCGTCTTGTTATTATACGCTATATGTAGCGTTTTCTTTTCATACGCTATACCCCATTTAAATATTGCCCTTCGTCTTCTTCCCCGACCAGAACCCTTTcccccattttttttaaaatccccCTGCTTCTGCCCCCTGCTTGATCTTAAAAAAAAttgtgccccccccccccccttcccacACAAAAGGTTAAGAATGTATGTCTCACATCGTAGTAGAGTATTGTATTATTGTGGTTTAACTCCttcattttcaaattttcacacaaacactcactcaatacctcgatgtagtgtttgttttataatttaaattcttaatttttaattatttgattgtacaaagtatatatcACTATTGggttccaagctcgatatttgaggcccagtagtaccaaactatcattaatattTATGCgtgtcaaattcaattttttgataattttgtgtgtgtttgttttataatttaaattcttaatttttaattatttaattgtacaaagtatacATAACTATTGGGTttcagactcgatatttgaggctcattagcaccaaactatcattaatattTATGCatgtcaaattcaatttttttataattttgtgtgtgtttgttttataatttaaattcttaatttttaattatttgattgtacaaagtatatataacTATTGAGatccagactcgatatttgaggccagtagcaccaaactatcattaatattTATGCgtgtcaaattcaattttttgattattttgtgtgtgtttgttttataatttaaattattaatttttaatatttgattgtacaaagtatatataactattgggttccaggctcgatatttgaggctcaatagcaccaaactatcactgtaagcacgtgatttttgccctatatgagaattactcccaaaaaattcaaaaataaaataatttttcttggtgtgccatttttgtgatattttgtgacattttgaataattatttgtatttgtttgtgcatgtttatttgctaaattaataaaaaatacaaaaatatgtcgcctttcacatgtaggatttaattctacaattgttagtaattaaatttgttttacaaaaaaataaaaattacaaaaataggcatcgtttgcatttttagcatttaatgtccaaatatacaattttatgcttaattattacttaattgtgcgttaattgttattgggagttaatttgcgcttttataacttaatttagttcttaataatagtttaagtatttttataatttagttttagaaaaataaaagaagaaaagagagcgaaaatataaagaaagtcggaattaggcctcttcttcaacttcaagccataggcccaaaaaatggcccaatcttccctacgacccagtccatttcgaactgggtcgacccagtccataacccaaaagacccaaaccctttttgtcttacattttacaaaacaaaaaaaacaaaacaaaaaaaaaagaagggaaaaccctaaaaa of the Nicotiana tabacum cultivar K326 chromosome 7, ASM71507v2, whole genome shotgun sequence genome contains:
- the LOC107791200 gene encoding transcription factor bHLH92-like, with the protein product MNQSAFASFRNQSIEGFGVSGYGNVSANHRNMNKRMMEFLKKSWIPKIGEVKMEREKVHKHMIKERIRREKQKQSYLDLHKLLPMGTKGEKNAIVQTAASRIQELQKYKESLKKRNDELQMILAESKKEEFEKAKIKVKINYPIYGIDSMLEVLKCLKNCGTKANAIQSSFSQQEFSSILEIETKIGAAEVEKAVQNTLFETERNFRAHQLPMTWLTSATE
- the LOC107791201 gene encoding small ribosomal subunit protein uS19-like, with translation MADVNADVTSGQPKKRTFKKFSYRGVDLDALLDMSTDELVKLFNARPRRRFQRGLKRKPMALIKKLRKAKREAPPGEKPEPVKTHLRNMIIVPEMIGSVIGIYNGKTFNQIEVKPEMIGHYLAEFSISYKPVKHGRPGIGATHSSRFIPLK